The uncultured Celeribacter sp. genome includes the window TGGCCAGCGCCATGACGCGTTCGGTCGGGGTCATTTCAAGGGAGACGACGTCTTTGGGGTAGCCCGGACCGATCGCGAGTTTGTCCATATAGACATCGGGCGCGTGCAGCAGGGTGCCACGCGGCGCCATGGCGATCACGGTCAGCGCATTCGGCATGTCCTTGGCGGTCAGCGTGGTGCCTTCCAGCGGGTCCAGCGCGATGTCAACGGCAGGGCCGTTGCCGGTGCCGACCTCTTCCCCGATGTAGAGCATCGGGGCCTCGTCGCGTTCGCCCTCACCGATGACCACGACGCCGGCAATGTCGAGTTGGTTGAGCTGGTCGCGCATGGCGTTCACTGCGGCCTGGTCAGCGGCTTTTTCGTCGCCGTGGCCGACAAAATCGGCGGAAGCGATGGCAGCCTGTTCCGCCACGCGGGCGAGGCCGAGGGACAGCATACGGTCGTGGAAGGCAATGGGGTTGGACATGTCTGGGTCGGTCCTATCTGGGACAAAGGAATTTGCCCTCCTTCATGACCACATGTTGTGGCACGGGGCAAGCTCACGTCAGGATTGTGGGCGCTAACAGCCGAAATTTTGCGCTAACATACTGTCGTAGGGCGACAAAACGATGACAGTGCTGACCAGAACCAAGGTCTGTCGCGATAGAATTTACCGCGCTGTTGAGCGTCAGACGAAAGGGATCTTTGCGTCAAATGCGGTCCTAGAAAGGAAAAACGGGCCCGCACGCAGTTCGCGGCGAAGGTCTGGTTTGAGCGCTTATCGTTTGTTGCTGCACGAATCTCGAGCGGCTGCTAAGAGACAAGCATGTCGATTGTCACACTTACTCCTGGATCCCTTTCAAACGAGCACATTTGCTGCGCCATTTCGGACAAGAAATGCGTGACGGGCTATAAAGCCAAGAAGCGGTGGCTCTCAGACCAGTACGAGCATGGATATCGCTTTTCCCGTTTGGATGAACGCGGCAAGGTCTTCATCGAATACGGTCCAGGTGAACACACTTGGATGCCTGTCGAGGCACCGGACTGGATGGTGATGGGATGTTTCTGGGTTTCGGGTCGATTTAAGCAGCAGGGGCATGGAAAGGCACTTTTGCAAACCGCTCTTGATGAGGCTCGTGCGGCCGGTTTGGCCGGATTGGTATCTGTCGTGGGCAAGAAAAAGATGCATTTTCAGAGCGATGGGAAGTGGCTTCTTAGACAAGGCTTTCGAGAGGTCGATGAGACCGAAAGCGGTTTCAGTTTGCTTGCACTCGGTCATGAGGATGATGGCGCAGTCGGAATTCCAAGATTCTCTGAGAGCGCCAAGCGGGGCCTTCCATCTGACACGAAAGGCATCACCGTCTTCTATTCAGAGCGGTGCCCTTTTACTGACTTTCATATCGGTAGCTCACTTAGGGAAACTTGTAAGAAACGGGGACTTTCCGCAACTGTGGTAAAGCTGGATAGTCTCGACAAAGCACAAAACGCGCCCACACCCGCGACCATTTTCAGCTTGTTTGTCGATGATCGTTTCGTGACCACCGATTTGAGTGTCTGCATGGATAGCCGGTTTGACAAAATCATCGAAAAGGCAGGCGAAGGCAAAGCGCTCGGTTTGTAGGGGCTGAACGGTCTTCGGCGCTGCAAGGTTTCTGGTAATCATCACCGATAGAAAAGCAGTCGTCAGGCTTGCCGGTGCGAAAGCAACTTCGTCCGCACTCCCTCCCCTCGCACGTCCCCTATCGAAGGGGCGTTTTGGCACAGACATGCTTCATGCTGCGGTCAATATCCCACGATGCGAAAGCGGCGGCTCTTTTGAGAGCGTGCCGCTTTCTGTCATACCGCCGTGTGGCAATGGCGCGTGACAGCCCGCACATGCTGATCTGGTCCGGGGTCAGACGTTTTCGATGCGGATTGCGACTGGGTCCATGGCCAGAACACCGGTTGCGGACATGCCTTCGAGCGCCACATCGAGAGAGGCGCGGGAGGTTGAATCCGTGGTGATCAGAACCGGGGCGACCTCGGGATTGGCGTCTTGCCCGTATTGGCGCATCCGGTCGATTGATACCCCCGCATCGCCAAGCGCGGTAGCGATTTTGGCCAGTGCACCGGGTTTGTCCAGCAGCGACAGGCGCAGGTAGAAGGGGGCCGGGGTCGCCGCCACCGCCGGGGTTGCCTGTTGCAGGGTCGTGGCCGGGGCGCCAAAGGTCGCCACGCGGATGCCGCGGGCAATGTCCATCACGTCGGACATCACGGCAGAGGCAGTCGGGCCTTCGCCCGCACCGGCGCCGCGCAGCACGATCTGGCCGACTTCATCGCCTTCCAGAACGCACATGTTGGTGGCGTTTTCCAATTGCCCAAGCGGCGAGGTGGCGGGCACGAGACAGGGGCTCATGCGCTGCTCCAGCCCGCGACCGGTCATCTGGGCAACGCCCAGCAGCTTGATGCGATAGCCCATGTCGGCGGCGTGGCGGATGTCTTCGATGGTGATGCGTTCGATCCCTTCGAGCACCATATTGCCAAAGTCGACCTGCGTGCCAAAACCGATGGCGGCCAGAAGCGCTAGCTTGTGCCCGGCGTCGATCCCGCCCACGTCCAGCGTCGGATCGGCTTCGAGATAGCCCAGCGCCTTGGCGGCTTCAAAGACCTCTTCATAGGGCAGGCCCTCGTTCTCCATCCGCGTCAGGATGTAGTTACAGGTGCCGTTCATCACCCCCATGATGCGTTCGATCCGGTTGCCCGCCAGCCCCTCTGTCAGGGCCTTGATCACCGGGATGCCGCCGGCAACAGCCGCCTCAAAGCGCAAGACGGCGCCTTTGGCCTCGGCCTTTTCCGCAAGCATTTGCCCGTGATGGGCCAACATGGCCTTGTTGGCCGTCACGACGTCCTTGCCGATCGCCAGCGCGGCTTCGGTCGCGGCTTTGGCCGGGCCGTCCGAACCGCCCATGAGTTCGACGAAGAGATCGACATCCTCACGCAGGGCCAGCGCGACGGGGTCGTCTTCCCAGGCGTAGCCGCTGATGTCGATGCCACGATCTTTGTCGCGCGAACGGGCACTGACGGCAGAAATGGTGACCGGACGCCCGCAGCGCTGTTCGAGCAGCTTGGCCTTGCGCTGGACAATCTTGATGACGCCGGTGCCGACGGTGCCAAGTCCCGCAATCCCGAGGCGCAGGGGGGCAATGTTGGGCGTGTCTTGAGACATGAGAGACTCCGGTGTCAGTTTGAAAATCTGACCGTCCTGATAGCTGCGAATGTCTCAGGGCGCAACAGTGGTGACAGGCTGCAGGGCAGCGAGACGGCCATTCCTTAGCGCAGGCGGGCGGGAACGTTCTGTTCAGTCGGAAAAGGCGGTGTTGTTGCGCAGGGCGTCGGCCCGGCGATTGGCCGCTGCTGCGCGTGCCGCGAGCGCATCCGTGGTCTCTTCGACGCTGCGCTCCGGGGCGGCAATGGCCGCAGAGACGGCGGCGCTGTCCATCAGCGTCGGCCAGGGCACATTGTCGTCCAGAGGCTCAATCGGTCCCGACAGATCCGGCTGCGGGCTGCATCCGCTCAGTGCAAGGGTGAGCCCCAGAAAGGCGGAGGCCATGATCGGGAAGGTTCGGAAGTGGGTCATGGGCAGGCCGGGCTTTGTAGAATCTCGGGTCAATAGCGGTCGGCTCTGGCGGAGCGACACAGGATGAGTGCGACGGACCTGCGGCGGCCCGCCATGGTGCAGCTTATCCGCGCAGACGCGCGGCGGCAATGCACCTTTCCATAGGCCGCATGACAGGGTAGGGAGGGAGACGTTTTTAATGCGGAGTGCCGACCGATGTCCCAGAGCCCCCAAAGCCCAGAACACTCCGCACCGACGGAGCTGACCCTGATGGCCTCGCCGGTTCGGCGGGCCAGCGCCAGCGCCATGCTGGTGTTGCTGGGCGGTTTGCTGATCTGGGTGGCGGTCGATGCGCCCGAGATGGCGCTGCCTTGGCTGGCGCTTCTGCTGGTGCTGGCGGTCGGCTCATTGGGGCTGGCTTGGCATGTCTGGCGGGCAAGCGCCCATGGTTTGGTGCTGACCGAAGAGGCGCTTTGCGACGGGTCGGGTCGGGTTGTCTGCCGGCTCGAGGATATCGCGGCGGTCGAACGTGGCACCTTTGCTTTTAAGCCCTCCAACGGCTTTCTGATCAAGCTCAAAACCACACACACCCGGGCTTGGGCGCCGGGGGTCTGGTGGCGTCTGGGGCGGCGTGTCGGGGTGGGCGGTGTTACCCCGGCATCGCAGGGTAAGGCCATGGCCGATGTCATCGCCGCGCGCATTGCCGGGCAAGGACGCATCGACTGAGACGGTCGGTGGCCACAGGTGTCTGCCGTTTTAATGATTGCGCCAGGGATGTCGCGAGCCGCCATGGTCCATATTGGGGTCGTCCGTCGTGTCATCGTCGCTGTTTCCGCCGCCTGGGGGTTGCCCGTCATCAAAGGGGACCTGCGCGGCGAAGCGCGGCTTGGTGATGACGGCATCCTCAAAGACGAAATCTGTCAGCCCGACATCGAAGACAGGCCTCCACGGACGCAGGGTTTCGACCAGAAGGATTTCTTCGCCGTTGACCATGATGGGCAGGCGTTCGGTGACATCGGGTAACGTCTGTGCGGTCAGGGCCTCCATGTCGCCCGTGGCATAGGACCAACTGAGCTTGTAGCTGCCGTTGCCTTGCCAATCGACCGTATACTGGACTGCCGAAGTACGCAGAGACACAGCGGCATCGTCGCTGAGAAAGCGGAACATGGCGGCCAGACCGTCCAGAAAGTCCGGGTCGACGGTTTCCGTCTGCCGGGCCAAATAGTCTGAAACGGTGTAATTGGCCCGGTTGGCGCGGGTTTTGGCCGAGAAGCCATCGAATACGGTCAGGAAAAACAGCAGCGTAAACAGCAGCATGGGTAGCATCAGGATCGCTTCGATTGAGGCTGAGCCGTCCTGGTGCCGGTGGAATGCGGCGCATGGCCGTGATCGGAGCGTTTCGCGCAGGCGGGCAAGAAGATGTGACATATCTGGCGCCCCCTAGGTGTTCGGTTCGTTGACGAAGCCCGCGATGGCCGCCATCGCGTAGCCGGAACCGGGATAGCGCTCCAGCGCCGCGCCGATCCATGTGGTCGGAAAGACAGGGTCGACATTGACGCAGGCCCGCACCAGCATCAGTTCATTTTCGCCACCATCCGTGAACGTGGTGGCCGGGGTCACATCTTCCGCGCGGTCGATGCAGGCTGCGGCGGTTTGCGGCGGGGTGAATTCGCGTGCGTTGATCGGTTCCAGCGCGATGTGAATATTGTCCTCGCAATGGCGGACATAGCGCGCGTAGGTGCACACCGTGCTCTTGAGGTTGGGCAGGGTGACCTCTGTCATGCGACCCAGACGCACATCGCGCACCGCCAGATCCAGCCCGCGTTCCAGCATTGAATGGGTGACCGTGTAATAGCCGATCTCATAGCCACCAAGCATGATCATCGTGAACAGCGGGAAGAACAGGGCGAATTCTATTGTGGTCGTGCCCCTTTGGTCGCGCACATATCGTGCGGGGATTCGGCACCGTCGGGAAAAGCGGACAAGTGTACGGATCATTCGACCAGCCTTAGTTCTGTGACCTTGGTGGCGATGGCGGCAAAGGCATCGGTGATTTCCAGGCCTTCGACGTCATAGTAATGCGCTGGGGAAGAGGCGCAGTTGCGCAACACGCTGTGGGCCGAATAGGGCACTTCAAACCCGACGGTGAACACCAGGATGTTGTTGGCTTTCGCGGCCGAGCAGATGGTGTTCAGGCGGGCATCCTTCGCATCGTTTTCGATCCCGGCGAGGGTGGAGTTCATCCAGAAATTATAGTCGTTGTAGCTGCCCGAGGCCGCACGCCGCGCGTTGGCATGGCTGGCCAGGGTAAAGCGTCGCCAGACTTCCGGCCAGCTCAGGCGGACCGCGTTTGAGCCGCCGTAGACATCCTCGTAATACCTGCCCCGGTTGGGTTCGTACCACCGGGTTTCGTCGCGGCAGGTGTAATACCAGCCACGATATCCGCAAACCTGATAGACGGTCGGAAATGACACGCGCCCGTCCGGCGCCAGAAACATGTCCGAGGGCCCCGAACGGTAGCTTTCCGGCATGGTGTACTGCGTCGTGTTGACGCCGTCGGTCATCACCACCAGCACTTTCAGCGTTCCGCCGGTATCGTCGGCGGGGTGGCCCAGCATGGCGACGTCCACCTCTCCCGAATTGATCAGTGCCTGTGTCAGTGGGCGGGCCGAGGGGTGCAACAGCGCCGCCCCCCATTTGACGCCAAGATCGATCGAGGTGTTCCCGTCGGCGACCAGAGACCGGATTTTCTTTTTCACATCCGACAGCGACCGAGAAAACGGCAGGATGGCGTTTACGGCTTTCGGGTCGCAGACCTCCAGCACCGCCCCACTGTTGTAATAGCCGTTGTAAAACGGGTCGAAAGAGACGGTCTGGTCATAGGTCTTGGCAAAGGGGATGTCTTTGGTCTCAAGGCTCGGGTCGTAAAAGTCATCCGCGCTGAAATTGATGCAATGCGAATAGTTATGCGGGTCATTCAGTTTCAGTTCGGACAAAATGGTGGCCCCGGCATTCACCTGCGTCGAATAGGGGATGACGGAAAAGGACACGGCATCAGGGGCCGAATTGTCGAAAATCGTCTGGGCAAAGGCCTGACCGGCGTTGGACAGATTGGTCAGGCGGCGGGAATTGTTCATCGAGTTGGAGACATCGAGGACCAGCGAGATCTCCAGATTGGCAAGCCCCTGTTCCGCCGCACCCGAGCTGCTGAGGGACAGTTCGTCGATGGCGGCGAACTTCATGAAATAGGTGGGAATGTCGGCGGCGACATAGGCGGTGACGCGGCGACCCTGACCGGAGATCTCAGTCTTGACCTCGGTCAGATATTCCAGAAGTCCGGCTTTGGCGAAATAGTCCTCGACCACATCTTTCGGGTCCAAAGTATTATCGAGATTGGCCGCGGCAAGCACTGCGCGATCAAGCGTGTTCTGCAGCTGTGTGCGCAGGGCCTCGTGGCGTGCGACGTCGACGCCGATACCGGCCAGCAAAATCAGAATGATCAGCGTGAACAGGCTGAACAGCACCAGAGAGCCGTCTTCATTGCGGTGAAACAGGCGCCGGGTCTGAGCCAGTCCTCTGGTCGTGCCGAGTATGGTCTTGCATGGCGTTGCGCCATGGGTCCTGAAACACGTCATAGATCTATCTGGCTGCTCTTGGCAGCACTTCCCCCAAATCGTCGACGCGCAGTTCCGTCTTCAGATACGTGGAACTGCACGAAGCTGTCTGATGCGTGCTGTGCTGGACGAGGGTCTCGCAAAGCGCTGAAACAGACGTTGCCAGCTGAAAACAGCTTGCCCAAAATTGTTAACGTTTCCCTGCGAACGTCTCCATTCGCACCAATAGTGTGGGCTCTGGCAACGGTTTGGTAAAGCCTTGCGAAGCCCGGTCTTGAAGTTGTCACATTCTTCGATATCAAAGCGCTTTTAGTCCGCAGCTGTGCCCGCGCGGAGAGGGGCGGGCCACATTTTGACTGGAAGTCGGGCAGGATTTGGCCGGTTCGGCCATATTTCGGTCGCAAAGCGATTCGTTTTTTGCAACGGGACTTAGGTGGTTTATCTGCTTGGCGGACCAGTGCCGGGGCTGCAATGTCCCTCTGGACCTTGCCCGGGAGAGAGGGGATACTTGGCGCCATGTCATTGCCACCCGGATTCTTGGAAGAACTGCGCAACCGTTTGTCGCTGACCGATGTGGTCGGACGCAAAGTCATGTGGGACAAGCGCAAGTCCAACCCCGGAAAGGGTGACATGTGGGCGCCTTGTCCGTTTCACCACGAAAAGACCGCATCCTTTCACGTCGATGACAAACAGGGATTCTATTATTGCTTTGGCTGTCATGCCAAAGGCGATGCGATTTCTTTCGTGCGAGAGACCGAGAACCTGGGTTTCATGGAGGCGATCGAGCTGCTGGCAGGCGAAGTCGGGTTGCCGATGCCCGAACGCGACCCGCGGGCCAAAGAGCAGGCCGACAAGCGCAGCGAACTGGCCGAGGTCAACGAGGCGGCGAACCGGTTTTTCCGTCTCAGCCTGAGCCAGCAGGGCGGGGCCATGGCGCGGGTCTATCTCGACAAGCGGGGGATGAAGTCTGAAACGCGTGAACGCTTCGAGATCGGTTTTGCGCCTGCGGGCAATGCGCTTTTGCGCGCACTCAAGGAACAAGGGATCTCCGCCGAGTTGGCGGTCGAGGCCGGGGTGGCGGCCAAGCCCGATGATGGACGTGATCCCTATGACTTCTTTCGCGACCGGATCGTCTTTCCGATCCGTGACGGGCGCGGGCGTCTGATTTCCTTTGGCGGGCGGGCGATGGACCCGAATGCCCGGGCCAAATACCTCAACGGGCCCGAGCGGCTGCTGTTTGACAAGGGGGCGGCGCTCTACAACCACGCGCCGGCACGGGCGGGCTGCGGCAAGGGGCAGACGCTGATCGTCGCCGAAGGCTATATGGATGTGATCGCCCTGGCGGAAGCGGGGTTCGAGGCCACCGTGGCCCCGCTTGGGACCGCGATCACGGAACGCCAGTTGCAACTGATGTGGCGCATGTGTCCCGAACCCGTCATCGCGCTCGATGGCGATAAAGCGGGTCTGCGCGCTGCCTATCGCGTGATCGATCTGGCGATGCCGCTGTTGCAGGCGGGACAGTCGCTGCGCTTTGCCATTCTTCCGGAAGGGCAGGACCCGGATGAGCTGATCAAGGCCAAAGGTCCCTCTGCCATGCAAGAGGTGGTCGAGGGCGCGGTGCCTATGGTGACGCTGCTGTGGCGGCGTGAAACCGAAGGCAAGGTCTTTGACAGCCCGGAACGCCGGGCGGCTCTGGACAAATCCCTGCGTGATGCGATCCGCCCGATCACCGATCCTTCGATCAAGGGGCATTACGGCGAGATCCTCAAGGATATGCGGTTTGAGCTGTTCCGGGGCAACCGTGGCAAGGGCGACGACGGCGCAGGCAAAGGAGGCAGTCGGCGTCCCTGGATGCCAGCGGCCCCCTATGCGCGTGGCCGGTTCGGCAAGGCGCCTGCGGTGCCGACGGAGGGGCTGAAAGCGTCGATGATTGTTTCGGGCGACGAAAGCTATGCCGATTTCATGCGCGAGGCGGTGGTGTTGGCAACGTTGCTGCGCAATCCGGGATCCGGCCTGTCCTTCCTGTCGCAGCTCGAAGCGCTGCAACCGCAAACCGAGGAGCACGCGCGGGTGCTTCATGCCTTACTGACTCATGTTGATGAAATGGAGGCCGGGGCGCTGCGGGACAAGGTTGTTGAAATGGCCGGACGCGAGGCCCTTGATAGATTGATGGCGCATCCCCATGTGCAAATCGCACCGCCTGTGCGCCATCCCGATCCGGAGATGGCCGAAATGTGCCTGACCGAGGAATTGGCCAAGCTCAAGGCGCGTCGCGGGTATAAGACAGAGCTGGACGAAGGTCTGAACGACATGCTGGCGGCGGATGATGAGAAACTGACATGGCGTCTGCGCCAAGCAGCGGAGGCGCGCAACCGGGCCACAAAGGCTGAAACAGAGGACCGCACTGAGTTCGACGTGGCCGACAACGGGCTGGAATTGTCGCGCAATGAACGCGACGCCTTTCATGCGTTGTTGTCGCGAATCAACCCGCAGAAGGATGGATGAGCGCTGGACGCGCAGGGCATTCGAAATAGATAAACAGACAAAGATATGTGCGTTCGCTGCCCTCTGGTGCAGGGACGGTTAAGGAAATATGGGTATTCGGGTAGCGAATCGCCGAATCGCATGACATGATTCGTGAAGACATGCGACTCACCCTTGGGACGGGCGAGTCGTGCGGGTCAGGATATCAGGCGGGCAGGGGCATCTACCCGGCCGCAATCGAAGGCCCAAGTGACGTGAAGGGGAGTGCCGTATGGCCGCGAAGGACAACGACGACGCCAAGACTGAAGATCAGGACCAGGACGTGATGCTCGATGTGAGCCAGGCTGCGGTCAAGAAGATGATCGCGGAGGCGCGCGAGAAGGGTTACATTACCTACGATCAGCTCAACAAAGTGCTGCCGCCGGAACAGGTCAATTCCGAACAGATCGAAGACGTGATGTCGATGCTCTCGGAAATGGGTATCAACGTGATCGAAGACGAAGAGGTCGACGAAGACGAGGCTGGCGCCTCTGAGGAGGCAAAGGGCGGCGAACTGGTTGCGGCGTCCTCGTCTCGCGATGTGGCCGTGGCTTCGTCCGAGACCGAAAAACTGGATCGGACTGACGACCCGGTGCGCATGTACCTGCGCGAAATGGGCTCTGTCGAACTGCTGTCGCGTGAAGGCGAA containing:
- a CDS encoding GNAT family N-acetyltransferase: MSIVTLTPGSLSNEHICCAISDKKCVTGYKAKKRWLSDQYEHGYRFSRLDERGKVFIEYGPGEHTWMPVEAPDWMVMGCFWVSGRFKQQGHGKALLQTALDEARAAGLAGLVSVVGKKKMHFQSDGKWLLRQGFREVDETESGFSLLALGHEDDGAVGIPRFSESAKRGLPSDTKGITVFYSERCPFTDFHIGSSLRETCKKRGLSATVVKLDSLDKAQNAPTPATIFSLFVDDRFVTTDLSVCMDSRFDKIIEKAGEGKALGL
- a CDS encoding homoserine dehydrogenase, with product MSQDTPNIAPLRLGIAGLGTVGTGVIKIVQRKAKLLEQRCGRPVTISAVSARSRDKDRGIDISGYAWEDDPVALALREDVDLFVELMGGSDGPAKAATEAALAIGKDVVTANKAMLAHHGQMLAEKAEAKGAVLRFEAAVAGGIPVIKALTEGLAGNRIERIMGVMNGTCNYILTRMENEGLPYEEVFEAAKALGYLEADPTLDVGGIDAGHKLALLAAIGFGTQVDFGNMVLEGIERITIEDIRHAADMGYRIKLLGVAQMTGRGLEQRMSPCLVPATSPLGQLENATNMCVLEGDEVGQIVLRGAGAGEGPTASAVMSDVMDIARGIRVATFGAPATTLQQATPAVAATPAPFYLRLSLLDKPGALAKIATALGDAGVSIDRMRQYGQDANPEVAPVLITTDSTSRASLDVALEGMSATGVLAMDPVAIRIENV
- a CDS encoding TadE/TadG family type IV pilus assembly protein is translated as MIRTLVRFSRRCRIPARYVRDQRGTTTIEFALFFPLFTMIMLGGYEIGYYTVTHSMLERGLDLAVRDVRLGRMTEVTLPNLKSTVCTYARYVRHCEDNIHIALEPINAREFTPPQTAAACIDRAEDVTPATTFTDGGENELMLVRACVNVDPVFPTTWIGAALERYPGSGYAMAAIAGFVNEPNT
- a CDS encoding Tad domain-containing protein; protein product: MTCFRTHGATPCKTILGTTRGLAQTRRLFHRNEDGSLVLFSLFTLIILILLAGIGVDVARHEALRTQLQNTLDRAVLAAANLDNTLDPKDVVEDYFAKAGLLEYLTEVKTEISGQGRRVTAYVAADIPTYFMKFAAIDELSLSSSGAAEQGLANLEISLVLDVSNSMNNSRRLTNLSNAGQAFAQTIFDNSAPDAVSFSVIPYSTQVNAGATILSELKLNDPHNYSHCINFSADDFYDPSLETKDIPFAKTYDQTVSFDPFYNGYYNSGAVLEVCDPKAVNAILPFSRSLSDVKKKIRSLVADGNTSIDLGVKWGAALLHPSARPLTQALINSGEVDVAMLGHPADDTGGTLKVLVVMTDGVNTTQYTMPESYRSGPSDMFLAPDGRVSFPTVYQVCGYRGWYYTCRDETRWYEPNRGRYYEDVYGGSNAVRLSWPEVWRRFTLASHANARRAASGSYNDYNFWMNSTLAGIENDAKDARLNTICSAAKANNILVFTVGFEVPYSAHSVLRNCASSPAHYYDVEGLEITDAFAAIATKVTELRLVE
- the dnaG gene encoding DNA primase gives rise to the protein MSLPPGFLEELRNRLSLTDVVGRKVMWDKRKSNPGKGDMWAPCPFHHEKTASFHVDDKQGFYYCFGCHAKGDAISFVRETENLGFMEAIELLAGEVGLPMPERDPRAKEQADKRSELAEVNEAANRFFRLSLSQQGGAMARVYLDKRGMKSETRERFEIGFAPAGNALLRALKEQGISAELAVEAGVAAKPDDGRDPYDFFRDRIVFPIRDGRGRLISFGGRAMDPNARAKYLNGPERLLFDKGAALYNHAPARAGCGKGQTLIVAEGYMDVIALAEAGFEATVAPLGTAITERQLQLMWRMCPEPVIALDGDKAGLRAAYRVIDLAMPLLQAGQSLRFAILPEGQDPDELIKAKGPSAMQEVVEGAVPMVTLLWRRETEGKVFDSPERRAALDKSLRDAIRPITDPSIKGHYGEILKDMRFELFRGNRGKGDDGAGKGGSRRPWMPAAPYARGRFGKAPAVPTEGLKASMIVSGDESYADFMREAVVLATLLRNPGSGLSFLSQLEALQPQTEEHARVLHALLTHVDEMEAGALRDKVVEMAGREALDRLMAHPHVQIAPPVRHPDPEMAEMCLTEELAKLKARRGYKTELDEGLNDMLAADDEKLTWRLRQAAEARNRATKAETEDRTEFDVADNGLELSRNERDAFHALLSRINPQKDG